In Spirobacillus cienkowskii, a genomic segment contains:
- a CDS encoding helix-turn-helix domain-containing protein, producing the protein MKTQKRKNKFFDEIMAGLNDALEHTKGNKKLKTTIVKIHPVQDMSAKEISKLREKLCFSQAIFAEFLGVSKKTVESWEYGKSHPNGAALRLLNLIDLDPEYFEEKAIYRSKFS; encoded by the coding sequence ATGAAAACACAAAAAAGAAAAAATAAATTTTTTGATGAAATCATGGCAGGATTAAATGATGCCTTAGAACATACAAAAGGAAATAAAAAACTAAAGACAACAATTGTTAAAATTCACCCAGTTCAAGATATGAGCGCAAAAGAAATCAGTAAATTAAGAGAAAAGTTATGTTTTTCGCAAGCTATTTTTGCAGAATTTTTGGGTGTATCAAAAAAAACAGTAGAATCTTGGGAATATGGAAAAAGTCATCCAAACGGTGCGGCACTTCGTTTATTGAATTTGATTGATTTAGATCCTGAATATTTTGAAGAAAAAGCAATATATAGAAGTAAATTTTCGTAA
- a CDS encoding HNH endonuclease, translating into MHYLIYREFLRIIDNKKFHYLKPDNQQANLLTTSDTKSNVFLSRALNGCIKCSICNGYLHKNSISIDHIVRRREGGSNNTENLQPTHPYCNTTFKQ; encoded by the coding sequence ATTCATTATCTAATTTACCGCGAGTTTTTAAGAATCATTGATAATAAAAAGTTTCATTATTTAAAGCCAGATAATCAACAAGCTAATCTACTTACAACAAGTGATACAAAGTCTAATGTCTTCTTATCAAGAGCTCTTAACGGTTGTATTAAATGTTCTATATGTAATGGTTACTTACATAAAAACTCAATTAGTATAGATCATATAGTGAGAAGGAGAGAAGGAGGAAGTAATAATACTGAAAATTTGCAGCCGACTCATCCATACTGTAATACTACTTTTAAGCAATAA